The Blastocatellia bacterium genome includes a window with the following:
- a CDS encoding amidohydrolase, with translation MRTIALLLVILSLCLPTAYSQADGADIVFRNGNVYTANDSAPRAEAIAVKGDRIVFVGSNEGAKRFIGSRTRVIDLKGRTVLPGLTDAHCHLSGVGQREMSFNLEGVMSLDELLTRLKERVAQAKPGEWVTGRGWIETFWKPPVFPTRQDLDRVAPNNPVYLTRADGHASVANSAALKIAGINASTPNPDGGEILKDKASGELHGMLIDHAQGLVARHIPATTAAQAEQALIVGARRETELGWCQIQDAGGSYADVTLMRKLYKEGRVKLRIYKAVYGPGPEGSRLIADGISTGEFDQRFTLRTIKVVMDGALGSRGAWLLEKYEDSDSSGFATVNEDDLLRMLIEALRKGIQVETHAIGDRANREILNLYEKAMSAVPPAERKISEPRWRVEHAQIVNPVDIPRFARLGIIPSMQPSHAIGDLHFAPRRIGIKRLEGAYAWQSFLKNGSIIAGGTDAPVERGEPMIEFYAAVARKDQKGFSGEGWHPEQAVSREQALKMFTLWPAYAAFEESQKGSIEVGKLADLTILSADIMKIAEPEILKTRCVMTVIGGEIVFQKE, from the coding sequence ATGAGAACTATCGCTCTCCTGCTCGTCATTCTATCGCTCTGTCTGCCGACGGCGTATTCGCAGGCCGATGGCGCGGACATTGTTTTCAGAAACGGCAATGTCTACACCGCCAACGACAGCGCGCCGCGCGCCGAAGCCATCGCCGTCAAAGGTGATCGCATTGTCTTTGTCGGCTCGAACGAAGGCGCGAAACGTTTCATCGGCTCGCGGACGCGGGTGATCGATCTCAAGGGGCGCACGGTGTTGCCCGGCCTAACCGATGCACACTGCCACCTGAGCGGCGTCGGCCAGCGCGAGATGTCATTCAACCTCGAAGGCGTGATGAGCCTCGACGAATTGCTCACGCGGCTGAAAGAGCGCGTAGCTCAAGCGAAGCCGGGCGAGTGGGTCACGGGGCGCGGTTGGATCGAAACTTTTTGGAAGCCGCCGGTCTTCCCCACGCGGCAGGACCTCGACCGCGTCGCGCCGAACAACCCTGTCTACCTGACGCGCGCCGATGGCCATGCGTCGGTCGCCAACAGCGCCGCTCTGAAGATTGCCGGCATCAACGCTTCGACGCCGAACCCGGACGGCGGCGAAATCCTGAAAGACAAAGCGAGCGGCGAACTACACGGCATGTTGATTGACCACGCGCAAGGGTTGGTCGCCCGCCACATCCCTGCGACGACCGCCGCGCAGGCGGAACAGGCGCTTATCGTCGGCGCGCGGCGCGAAACGGAACTCGGCTGGTGCCAGATTCAGGACGCCGGCGGCAGCTATGCGGACGTCACCTTGATGCGCAAACTTTATAAAGAAGGTCGAGTGAAGCTGCGCATCTATAAAGCCGTCTATGGCCCTGGCCCCGAGGGCAGCAGGCTGATCGCCGATGGCATAAGCACAGGTGAATTCGATCAGCGCTTCACGCTGCGCACGATCAAGGTGGTGATGGACGGGGCGCTCGGCTCGCGCGGCGCGTGGCTGCTTGAGAAGTACGAGGACAGCGATTCGTCGGGGTTCGCAACCGTCAACGAAGACGATCTGCTACGGATGCTCATCGAGGCGTTGCGCAAAGGCATTCAAGTTGAAACCCACGCCATCGGCGACCGCGCCAACCGCGAGATTCTCAACCTCTACGAAAAAGCGATGAGCGCCGTGCCGCCCGCCGAGCGCAAAATCAGTGAGCCGCGCTGGCGTGTTGAGCATGCGCAGATCGTCAACCCCGTAGACATTCCGCGCTTTGCCCGCCTCGGCATCATCCCTTCGATGCAGCCGTCGCACGCCATCGGCGATCTGCACTTCGCGCCGCGCCGCATCGGCATCAAGCGGTTGGAAGGCGCTTATGCGTGGCAGAGCTTTTTAAAGAACGGCTCGATTATCGCCGGCGGCACGGACGCTCCGGTCGAGCGCGGCGAGCCGATGATTGAATTCTATGCGGCAGTGGCGCGCAAAGATCAGAAAGGCTTCAGCGGCGAAGGCTGGCACCCGGAGCAAGCGGTGTCGCGCGAGCAAGCGCTGAAGATGTTCACGCTCTGGCCGGCATATGCGGCGTTTGAAGAGAGCCAGAAAGGCTCGATTGAAGTCGGCAAGCTCGCCGACCTGACGATACTCTCCGCCGACATCATGAAGATTGCCGAGCCCGAAATCTTGAAGACGCGCTGCGTGATGACGGTCATCGGCGGCGAGATCGTCTTTCAAAAAGAATGA
- a CDS encoding ABC transporter substrate-binding protein, with amino-acid sequence MSLALASGVEGDALKQAAREYEAQTGTRVTIAEFPYDDLFAKELVDLNAQTGAYDVVMLDDPWFPRFAAPEWLAPLAPLYQKRNQAGPDADFVATSMALCKHPYETGQLYALPYVGNSQLFFYRKDLFEKYSLKEPQTWDEVLAAAKVIDERERTGAPDGSRVHGYVMRAARGNSVVADFLPIFWAFGAEMFDDGGRPTVNSPQGINALKFMLELGKAAPPGYASFNATEVSAHLLQGTAAMSINWPAWISAFSDPAKSKVVGRMAFTTLPGAQGTGRAEIGNWLVAIPRGSRNQEAAFDFIAWATAAEQMKKSALIGNPPTRRSVFNDTELVAKFPSYPAQLKSLESSKPRPRTPMWNEIENTFGIYLSRANSGELSAEEAMDQANAEIGKIVERGR; translated from the coding sequence TTGAGCCTGGCGCTGGCCTCGGGCGTCGAAGGCGATGCGCTCAAGCAGGCGGCGCGCGAGTACGAAGCCCAGACCGGCACGCGTGTCACCATCGCCGAGTTTCCTTATGACGACCTGTTTGCCAAAGAGCTGGTTGATCTCAACGCGCAGACCGGCGCTTATGATGTCGTGATGCTCGACGATCCCTGGTTCCCGCGCTTCGCCGCGCCGGAATGGCTCGCGCCGCTCGCGCCGCTTTATCAGAAACGCAACCAGGCCGGGCCGGACGCCGATTTCGTGGCGACCTCGATGGCGCTTTGTAAGCACCCTTACGAAACCGGGCAGCTCTACGCGCTGCCCTACGTCGGCAACTCGCAGTTGTTCTTTTACCGCAAAGACCTGTTCGAGAAATACAGTCTCAAAGAGCCGCAGACATGGGACGAAGTGCTGGCCGCTGCGAAAGTGATTGACGAACGCGAGCGAACGGGCGCGCCCGACGGCTCGCGCGTTCATGGCTACGTGATGCGCGCGGCGCGCGGCAATTCGGTGGTGGCCGACTTTCTGCCGATCTTCTGGGCCTTCGGCGCTGAGATGTTTGACGACGGCGGTCGCCCCACAGTCAACAGCCCGCAGGGCATCAATGCCTTGAAGTTCATGCTTGAGCTGGGCAAGGCCGCGCCGCCCGGTTATGCGAGCTTCAACGCGACAGAAGTCTCGGCGCACTTGCTGCAAGGCACGGCGGCGATGTCGATCAACTGGCCGGCGTGGATCAGCGCCTTCAGCGACCCGGCGAAATCGAAAGTCGTAGGCCGCATGGCATTTACGACGCTGCCGGGCGCGCAGGGCACGGGCCGCGCCGAGATCGGCAACTGGCTGGTGGCAATACCGCGTGGCTCGCGCAATCAAGAGGCGGCTTTCGACTTCATCGCCTGGGCGACCGCCGCCGAGCAGATGAAGAAGTCGGCCTTGATCGGCAACCCGCCGACGCGCCGCTCCGTGTTTAATGATACAGAACTCGTCGCCAAGTTCCCTTCGTACCCGGCGCAACTGAAATCGCTTGAAAGCTCGAAGCCGCGCCCGCGCACGCCGATGTGGAACGAGATCGAAAACACCTTCGGCATCTACCTGTCACGCGCCAACAGCGGCGAGCTGTCGGCGGAAGAGGCGATGGATCAGGCCAACGCCGAGATCGGCAAGATCGTCGAGCGCGGGCGCTGA
- a CDS encoding sugar ABC transporter permease, with amino-acid sequence MRPPFSSSQPKARRRRLPRESPLAFLLAAPTVAVLLALSVYPLIYAIKVAFQSGSGAEARWTLQHFTRLFSDGFFLAALGHTLLYAAAALTCEFLLGLGLALLVDRPLRGRGLFRALLLVPMMLPPVVVGVVWRLMLNPDFGAINGTLRSVGLTTEALTWTASPRLAMLSVVAVDVWQWTPFVFLVLLAGLQAIPQEPYEAARIDGSSAWQTFRFITLPLLRPAMLIALLLRTMDLLRVFDQIFILTEGGPGFATETVSLYIYRAAFRFFDFGYAAAMSFVLLIITNLISAGYIRLLQRREAM; translated from the coding sequence ATGCGCCCACCTTTCTCATCTTCACAACCGAAAGCGCGAAGGCGCAGGCTGCCACGCGAGTCGCCGCTTGCCTTTCTGCTCGCCGCGCCGACCGTCGCCGTCTTGCTGGCGCTTTCGGTCTACCCGTTGATTTACGCGATCAAGGTCGCCTTTCAAAGCGGCAGCGGCGCAGAGGCGCGCTGGACGCTTCAGCATTTCACGCGGCTTTTTTCAGACGGCTTTTTCCTGGCGGCGCTTGGGCACACGCTCTTGTATGCGGCGGCGGCGCTGACCTGCGAGTTTCTGCTGGGGCTTGGACTGGCGCTGCTGGTAGATCGCCCGCTGCGTGGGCGCGGCTTGTTTCGCGCCTTGCTGCTGGTGCCGATGATGCTGCCGCCGGTCGTCGTCGGCGTCGTCTGGCGACTGATGCTCAACCCCGACTTCGGCGCCATTAACGGCACGCTGCGCAGTGTAGGATTGACCACAGAGGCGCTGACGTGGACGGCATCACCACGACTTGCGATGCTGTCGGTCGTCGCCGTTGATGTGTGGCAGTGGACGCCATTCGTCTTTCTCGTCCTGCTTGCCGGCTTGCAAGCCATCCCGCAAGAGCCCTACGAAGCGGCGCGCATTGATGGCTCAAGCGCATGGCAGACGTTCCGCTTCATCACGTTGCCGCTACTGCGGCCGGCGATGCTGATCGCGCTGCTGCTGCGGACGATGGACCTGCTGCGGGTCTTCGACCAGATCTTTATCCTGACCGAAGGCGGGCCGGGGTTTGCGACCGAGACCGTCAGCCTATACATCTACCGCGCCGCGTTCCGCTTCTTCGATTTCGGCTATGCGGCGGCGATGTCGTTTGTCTTACTGATTATCACCAATTTGATCAGCGCCGGTTATATCCGCCTGCTGCAACGACGGGAGGCCATGTGA
- a CDS encoding carbohydrate ABC transporter permease translates to MSKPRLTRVMIYASLIGAVAVALAPVYWMLTISLKSEVDQFASPPRWLSFSPTLAHYADAFVSRSFGQYLATSATVAVLSTLASVTLGTLAAYALARFRWPAKLDRRLSLWILSTRMFPPIVSAVPLFLMMRDLRLLNTTAALVIVYTAFNLPFVVWMMRGFFQELPREMEEAAMIDGDSRLGALFRIILPLVVPGLAATAVFCLIMSWNEFLLALVLTQTDAAMTLPVGIAGRVTQYEIKWGVMSAAGVVAMLPILIFAMSVQRYLVRGLSLGAVKG, encoded by the coding sequence GTGAGCAAGCCACGTCTGACGCGGGTGATGATCTATGCATCATTGATTGGTGCCGTCGCCGTGGCCTTGGCACCGGTCTACTGGATGCTGACGATTTCGCTGAAGTCGGAAGTCGATCAGTTCGCCTCGCCGCCGCGCTGGCTCTCGTTCAGCCCGACGCTGGCGCATTACGCCGACGCTTTCGTGTCGCGCTCGTTCGGCCAGTACCTGGCGACCAGCGCCACGGTCGCCGTGCTATCCACCCTCGCTTCTGTAACTTTGGGCACACTTGCCGCCTATGCCCTGGCGCGCTTTCGCTGGCCGGCAAAGCTCGACCGGCGCTTGTCGCTGTGGATTCTGTCAACGCGAATGTTTCCGCCCATCGTCAGTGCCGTGCCGCTCTTCCTGATGATGCGCGATCTGCGATTGCTCAACACGACGGCGGCGCTGGTCATCGTCTACACGGCATTCAATCTGCCCTTCGTCGTCTGGATGATGCGCGGCTTCTTTCAAGAATTGCCGCGCGAGATGGAAGAAGCGGCGATGATTGATGGCGACTCGCGGCTCGGCGCGCTGTTTCGCATCATCCTGCCGTTGGTGGTGCCGGGGCTGGCGGCGACGGCGGTCTTCTGCCTGATTATGTCGTGGAACGAATTCCTGCTGGCGCTGGTGCTGACGCAGACCGACGCCGCCATGACGCTGCCGGTCGGCATCGCCGGGCGCGTCACACAGTATGAGATCAAGTGGGGCGTGATGAGCGCCGCGGGCGTCGTCGCCATGCTGCCGATACTGATCTTCGCGATGTCCGTGCAACGCTACCTGGTGCGCGGCCTGTCGCTTGGCGCGGTGAAGGGATGA
- a CDS encoding ABC transporter ATP-binding protein, producing MKVKFDNVTKTFGNRAVVDRLSLEIAEGEFVVLLGPSGCGKTTTLRMLAGLEDPTSGDILIGDERVNEVPARHRDVAMVFQSYALYPHMTVAENIGYPLRVRKVAKDEIGRRVRHVAEMLEIDGYLGNRPRQLSGGERQRVALARAIIREPRVYLMDEPLSNLDARLRVQMRGELKRLQHELGTTTVYVTHDQAEAMTLAHRVAVMRGGLLQQFDTPMNIYTQPANRFVAEFVGTPGMNFIEGQIDQSSRTLNGRGVSLSLDDRLLAQSGGRARAVLGLRPEHVRVQMTAGEGWQPAVIYVTELMGNETLCFLRLGDEKLIARAAADFRAEIETPIWVRLDLDKAGLFDADSGAALR from the coding sequence ATGAAAGTAAAGTTCGACAACGTGACCAAGACATTCGGCAACCGCGCGGTGGTTGATCGCCTGTCGCTTGAGATTGCCGAAGGCGAATTCGTCGTGCTGCTCGGCCCGTCGGGGTGCGGCAAGACGACGACGTTGCGCATGCTGGCCGGGCTCGAAGACCCCACCTCAGGCGACATCCTGATCGGCGACGAGCGAGTCAATGAAGTGCCGGCTCGTCACCGCGACGTGGCGATGGTCTTTCAGAGCTACGCGCTCTACCCGCACATGACGGTCGCGGAAAACATCGGCTACCCGCTGCGCGTCCGCAAAGTCGCTAAAGACGAGATCGGTCGGCGCGTCCGCCACGTCGCCGAGATGCTGGAAATTGATGGCTACCTCGGCAATCGCCCGCGTCAGCTATCGGGCGGCGAGCGGCAGCGCGTGGCGCTGGCCCGCGCCATCATCCGCGAGCCGCGCGTCTACTTGATGGACGAGCCGTTGTCGAATCTCGACGCGCGGCTGCGCGTGCAGATGCGCGGCGAGTTGAAACGCTTGCAGCACGAGCTTGGCACGACGACCGTCTACGTCACCCACGACCAGGCGGAAGCGATGACCCTGGCGCACCGCGTCGCGGTGATGCGCGGCGGCTTGCTGCAACAGTTCGACACGCCGATGAATATCTACACCCAGCCGGCCAATCGCTTCGTCGCCGAATTCGTCGGCACGCCGGGGATGAACTTCATCGAAGGCCAGATTGATCAAAGCAGCAGAACATTGAATGGGCGCGGCGTCAGCTTGTCGCTTGATGACCGCTTGCTCGCACAGTCCGGCGGGCGGGCTCGCGCCGTCCTCGGCCTTCGGCCCGAGCATGTCCGCGTGCAGATGACCGCGGGCGAGGGCTGGCAGCCGGCGGTGATTTATGTCACTGAGCTGATGGGTAATGAAACACTCTGCTTCTTGCGCCTCGGCGACGAGAAGCTGATCGCCCGCGCCGCGGCTGACTTTCGCGCCGAGATCGAGACGCCCATCTGGGTGCGGCTTGATTTGGACAAAGCCGGCCTCTTCGACGCAGACTCCGGCGCGGCCCTGCGCTGA
- a CDS encoding glycosyltransferase family 1 protein — MKKGEKCLQIPARGLKEPHRAYAEMPVKRFEFFKDQAHAEADVICLSHLRWDFVYQRPQHLLSRCARERRVFFFEEPIYIKGQMAQFDLAARGDNLFVIQPLLPMGLSEDEAERAQQAIINELIAEKEIKDYLLWYYTPMALGFTRHLKPLATVYDCMDELSAFRGAPRTMAEREAELLKRADVVFTGGQSLYEAKRHQHHNIHPFPSSIDAAHFAQARFINQQPPDQAAIPRPRLGFFGVIDERMDIELLDRVATLRPDWQFVMIGPVVKVDPADLPRRPNLHYLGSKEYKELPAYIAGWDVALMPFAMNESTRFISPTKTPEYLAAGKPVVSTPVRDVVRVYGEMGLVRIAERPEAFVEAIEAALREDIGNADLLMRVDELLARTSWDWTWTRMAELIKSAIAAGRRPESIRQVAAGASISESESEAHLAAD, encoded by the coding sequence ATGAAGAAAGGCGAGAAGTGTCTGCAAATTCCAGCGCGCGGTTTGAAAGAGCCGCACCGCGCTTATGCCGAGATGCCGGTCAAGCGATTCGAGTTCTTCAAAGATCAGGCGCACGCCGAAGCTGACGTGATCTGTCTGTCGCACCTGCGCTGGGACTTTGTTTACCAGAGACCGCAACACCTTTTAAGCCGTTGCGCGCGGGAGCGACGCGTCTTTTTCTTCGAGGAGCCAATCTATATCAAAGGCCAGATGGCGCAGTTCGACCTGGCGGCGCGCGGCGATAATCTCTTTGTCATTCAGCCGCTGCTGCCGATGGGGCTCAGCGAAGATGAAGCCGAGCGCGCCCAGCAGGCGATCATCAACGAGCTGATCGCGGAGAAAGAGATCAAGGATTACTTGCTCTGGTACTACACGCCGATGGCGCTCGGGTTCACTCGCCACCTCAAGCCGTTAGCGACCGTCTATGACTGCATGGACGAGCTATCGGCTTTCCGCGGGGCGCCACGCACAATGGCCGAGCGCGAGGCCGAGCTGCTCAAGCGCGCCGACGTGGTCTTTACCGGCGGGCAGAGCCTCTACGAAGCCAAGCGCCACCAGCACCACAACATTCACCCGTTTCCCAGCAGCATCGACGCGGCGCACTTCGCGCAGGCGCGGTTCATCAATCAACAGCCGCCGGATCAGGCCGCCATCCCGCGCCCACGACTCGGCTTCTTTGGGGTCATAGACGAGCGCATGGATATCGAGTTGCTCGACCGCGTCGCCACCCTGCGGCCCGACTGGCAGTTCGTGATGATCGGCCCGGTCGTCAAGGTAGACCCGGCGGATTTGCCGCGCCGCCCGAACCTTCATTACCTCGGCAGCAAAGAGTATAAAGAGCTGCCCGCCTACATCGCCGGCTGGGACGTGGCGCTGATGCCGTTTGCCATGAACGAATCAACCCGCTTCATCAGCCCGACGAAGACGCCCGAATACCTCGCCGCCGGCAAGCCTGTGGTTTCGACGCCGGTGCGCGACGTCGTCCGCGTCTACGGCGAGATGGGACTGGTGCGGATCGCCGAGCGGCCCGAAGCCTTTGTCGAGGCCATCGAGGCCGCCTTGCGCGAAGACATCGGCAACGCCGACCTCTTGATGCGCGTTGACGAGCTACTGGCGCGCACGTCCTGGGATTGGACATGGACGCGCATGGCAGAGCTGATCAAATCGGCCATCGCCGCAGGCCGGCGGCCCGAATCGATCAGACAAGTCGCGGCGGGCGCGTCCATAAGCGAGTCGGAATCCGAGGCGCATCTGGCCGCCGATTGA
- the glf gene encoding UDP-galactopyranose mutase: MFDYLIVGAGFAGSVIAERLASASGKRVILIDKRPHIGGNAYDHYNDDGILVHKYGPHIFHTNSREVFEYLSRFTEWRQYEHRVLASVDGQLVPIPINLDTINKLYGMKLTAREVEQFFASVAEPRQPIRTSEDVIVSQVGRELYEKFFRNYTRKQWDFDPSELDASVTARVPTRTNRDDRYFTDRYQAMPLHGYTRMFEKMLDHPNIKVLLNTDYREALQFIPHKEVIFTGPVDEYFDYRHGKLPYRSLHFKHQTVNAERYQPAPVVNYPNEHLYTRITEFKYLTGQEHPKTSIVYEFPRAEGDPYYPVPRPENAELYKKYQALAGATKGVHFVGRLATYKYYNMDQVVAQALTLYGKLSGLRRSASAQRGVEAVRSNGNAPSHAPSLR, encoded by the coding sequence ATGTTCGACTATCTCATCGTCGGGGCCGGGTTCGCCGGCAGTGTCATTGCCGAGCGGCTGGCCTCGGCGTCAGGCAAGCGAGTCATCCTCATCGATAAGCGCCCGCACATCGGCGGCAACGCTTACGACCATTACAACGACGATGGCATCCTGGTGCATAAGTACGGCCCGCACATCTTTCACACCAACTCGCGCGAGGTCTTCGAGTACCTGTCGCGCTTCACTGAGTGGCGGCAATACGAGCACCGTGTGCTCGCCAGCGTTGACGGCCAGCTCGTGCCCATCCCCATCAACCTTGACACCATCAACAAGCTCTACGGCATGAAGCTGACCGCCCGCGAAGTCGAACAGTTCTTCGCCTCGGTGGCCGAGCCGCGCCAGCCGATTCGCACCTCGGAAGACGTGATCGTCAGCCAGGTCGGCCGCGAGCTGTACGAAAAGTTCTTCCGCAACTACACGCGCAAGCAGTGGGACTTCGACCCGTCGGAGCTCGACGCTTCGGTGACGGCGCGTGTGCCGACGCGCACCAACCGCGATGACCGCTACTTCACAGACCGCTATCAGGCGATGCCGCTGCACGGCTACACGCGGATGTTCGAGAAGATGCTCGACCACCCGAATATCAAGGTGCTGCTCAACACCGACTATCGCGAGGCGCTGCAATTCATCCCGCACAAAGAGGTCATCTTCACCGGCCCGGTCGATGAGTATTTCGATTACCGCCATGGCAAGCTGCCGTATCGCTCGCTGCACTTTAAACACCAGACAGTCAACGCCGAGCGCTATCAGCCGGCGCCGGTCGTCAACTATCCGAACGAACACCTCTACACGCGGATTACTGAATTCAAATACCTGACCGGCCAGGAGCACCCGAAGACCAGCATCGTTTACGAATTCCCGCGCGCCGAAGGCGACCCTTACTACCCCGTGCCGCGTCCCGAGAACGCCGAGCTGTACAAGAAGTATCAAGCGCTGGCCGGTGCCACCAAGGGCGTGCATTTCGTAGGCCGCCTGGCGACCTACAAGTACTACAACATGGATCAGGTGGTGGCGCAGGCGTTGACCCTTTACGGCAAGCTGAGCGGCCTGCGGCGCAGCGCCTCGGCACAAAGAGGCGTCGAGGCGGTTCGGTCAAACGGCAACGCGCCGAGCCACGCGCCGAGCCTGCGCTGA
- a CDS encoding family 1 glycosylhydrolase: MSHLIFATGIECSYPTIALPDGTIKRIDEMEKADHYRRWREDFECVKQLGLEYLRYGPPYYRAHLGRGRYDWEFTDLTFNALRDMGITPIVDLCHFGVPDWLGGFQNPEFPEAFAEYAGAFAARFPYLKLYTPINEIFIAARFSAELGWWNERLASDRAFVTALKHLVRANLLAMAAILQVQPAALFIQSESSEYFHAAEPAAYDRADFYNQKRFLSLDLCYGRDVRGVMYEYLMDHGMSRQEYHWFMRRGRAVKPHCVMGNDYYDTNEHLVPAGDRPFTASGEIFGYYVITKQYFDRYHLPVMHTETNFKDEQLAPGWLWKQWANMMRLRQDGVPIIGFTWYSLTDQVDWDTLLREDNGRVNPLGLFDLDRKIRPVGEAYRRLVKEWHNLSPVEGQILDLSTSISPDGGQD, encoded by the coding sequence TTGTCCCATCTGATATTTGCTACCGGGATCGAATGCAGTTACCCGACGATTGCGCTGCCCGACGGCACGATCAAGCGCATAGACGAAATGGAGAAGGCGGATCATTACCGCCGCTGGCGCGAAGACTTCGAATGCGTCAAACAGCTCGGCCTTGAATACTTGCGCTACGGCCCGCCTTACTATCGCGCGCACCTCGGTCGCGGGCGCTACGACTGGGAGTTCACCGACCTGACTTTCAATGCCTTGCGCGACATGGGGATTACGCCCATCGTCGACCTCTGTCACTTCGGCGTGCCCGACTGGCTCGGCGGTTTTCAGAACCCCGAATTCCCCGAAGCCTTCGCCGAATACGCCGGCGCGTTTGCGGCGCGCTTCCCCTACCTCAAGCTCTACACGCCGATCAATGAGATCTTCATCGCGGCGCGTTTTTCGGCAGAGCTGGGGTGGTGGAACGAGCGGCTGGCGAGCGACCGCGCTTTTGTGACGGCGCTCAAACACCTGGTGCGCGCCAACCTGCTGGCCATGGCGGCGATCCTGCAAGTCCAGCCGGCGGCGCTCTTCATTCAGAGCGAGTCGTCAGAGTACTTTCATGCCGCCGAGCCCGCGGCGTACGACCGCGCCGACTTCTACAATCAAAAACGCTTCCTCTCGCTCGACCTCTGTTATGGGCGTGACGTGCGCGGCGTCATGTACGAGTACTTGATGGATCACGGCATGTCGCGGCAAGAGTACCACTGGTTCATGCGGCGCGGGCGGGCCGTCAAGCCGCACTGCGTGATGGGTAATGATTACTACGACACCAACGAGCACCTGGTGCCGGCGGGCGACCGCCCGTTCACGGCGTCCGGAGAAATCTTTGGCTACTACGTCATCACCAAGCAGTACTTCGACCGCTACCACCTGCCCGTCATGCACACCGAGACGAACTTCAAAGACGAGCAACTGGCGCCCGGCTGGTTGTGGAAGCAGTGGGCCAACATGATGCGCCTGAGGCAGGACGGCGTGCCGATCATCGGCTTCACCTGGTACAGCCTGACCGACCAGGTGGATTGGGACACGCTGTTGCGCGAAGACAATGGGCGCGTCAACCCGCTCGGCCTCTTCGACCTCGACCGCAAGATTCGCCCCGTCGGCGAAGCCTACCGCCGGCTCGTCAAAGAGTGGCACAACCTCAGCCCGGTCGAAGGCCAGATCCTCGACCTCAGCACGTCCATTTCGCCTGATGGCGGACAAGATTAG